TGTTAAGTGGCTTAATTTACGGAGGAAGTCTTGAAGGGTGGGTAGAAACAATGTCTGCTTTCTCCCCTGCCTCTGCGTCATAACCTGTCTGGAGACTAGCAAAGGTCTAAACACAATGGTAGGTATTCGAAATGAAGTTAAGTGAGTGTCACAGGCACATGGCCCCACAGTTTTCCTTTGAAGATGGGAATAATCCTccaatataaaacataatacatAACATCTTATTACCACTAAATGGGCttagtgaataaaacaaacatcACCTACTACCCAGAAACAATGATTCACTGACCATCTTTGATCTCTAACCACTAaggagtttttattttcccttctttagACATTCTTAATTGATTCCATCAGATTCCTAATCATCCTAGCCATGGTTACCTTCTCTTAAACTGGGCAAATTACTAAGCACAAGTCACCACTTCAACACCAAATTCAGACTTTATAAAAAAGTAAACCACACAGGGGATATATGTCAGCATGGTGAACACCTGTTACTTAGGTCCCAGACTGAAGTGTTTTCACAGGGCTGGTCACTGGGGTGTGCTAGCCTTATTTGCTCTAAGTGTTCATGCTCACGGTGATTTGTGAGCTATTGCTGAGCACATAATGGTCAGTTAGCTACATAAGCAGTCATGGCCTTAGATGTGTTCACGTGAACTCAGTAAACCAAATTGGGTCTATACAAAGGTTCTGTTAAGTTCTGACCAGAACCTCTTCAGATTCACCTTTGGATTCCGAGATTGAGCTGGTTTCGACCTGAGAAGATGTTCCAGTTCCTTACAGCTACCTGTAAGACGTCCATTAAAATGCTAAGGGTGTAGATTATTTTGgtagtctctctctttttctttttcttggcaaAAATTAAATGGTATCAGTTTAAGTGGGATGATATTTGAGTAACTAGGATCCCGCTAACAAAaggtcttttctttcttaagcaAAAAGGGCTTagaggtggggcacctggattgctcagtggttgagcatctgccttgggctcagggcgtgatccctggggtcctgagattgagtcctgcatcaggctccccacagagagcctgcttcctcctctgcctatgtctctgcccctctctctgtgtctctcatgaataaatgaatacaatctttaaaaaagcggGGGGGCCTCGGGGTCAGCAAGGAGCATCTCAAGATACAAAGAAGGCATGAGGATGAGTTTTGGGGCTGTAGCTTGGGTTACTAAAGTCCTGCAAAAGCTAGActtcatctctcttttctcttttctctgcaggCGCTtaaagatactctttttttctctcagaaatcagactttttatttatttattttttgaaatcagcctttaaaaaatttatttatttattcatgagagacacagagagagaggcagagacacaggcagaggaagaagcaggctccatgcagggatccccatgtgggactcgattccaggaacccaggatcacgccctgggccaaaggcagatgctcagctgctgagccacccaggcatcccaaaatcagacttttaaaatgaagtatatttGACATGTGGAATTATGTAATTTTGAAGTATACACAtgttaatttgatacatttatatattataatatgacTGCCTTTGCAGTGATAATTAGTACCTCTATCATATTACATAATTGCATTTCTTTATAGTGGTTGGAATAATTAAGTTCTAGTCTCTCAGCAAGTTTTATGATTATAATACAATGTTATTGTCTATATTCATGATGCTGTGTATTAGAGCTCTAACACTTATTTACTATTCATTGAAAGTTTATATCCTTAAACTACATCTGttcaaccccccacccccattccccgGTAATCACCTTTTTACTCTCTGTTTTTAGGAGTTTGGCTCTTTTAGAGTCTACATCTAGGTGATACCATTCACGTACTTgtctctctgattgacttatttcacttagtataatgtgcTCAAGGTCCATTCGTGTTGTTGTAGATGTAAGGAtgtccttctttctcattttctttaatcCACACATtcattgatgggcacttaggttgtttccatatcttggtgattgtgaataatgctgcaataaacatggaagtgcatatatctctttgatattctgtttgcattttctttgtgtatatacccagaagtagaattgttggatcatatggtagatctatttttaattttttgaagaaactccatattgtttttcatagtgactgaatcaatttacattcccaccaacagtgttacAAGGGTtctcttctctccacatccttgccaacatttgttgttgtcttcttgatgattgccattctaacaggtgtgaggtgatatctcattgttattttgatttgcatttcctgatgatgagtgatgttgaatatttcttcatgtacctgttggccatttggatatcttaGACAcattctatttaaatttatttagtgaTAGTTTCACCATCAAACAATATATTCATTTAcaggtagattttaaaaatagttttaaaactcTTATACAGATCATGTCTTATATacactattttttcctttatcctttaaATATCCGCACAGAGTACCTAGCCTTCTGTATCTGAGCATTCTTCAGTATTTCAACACTGagactcttttttcatttttaaactaccCTTAATTGaatgcttactctgtgccaagaGCTTTACTCTGTGCCAAGAGCTTCTTCTAGCAACCCTATGAACTagatattattattctattttttcagaaaaggaaactagGACTCAggaaaattaagtaacttgcctgatgGCATATAGCTAATAGGTAGAGAAGCTGGAATTCACATCTATATCTCTCAATTCTTGCTTTTCCACCATGCTTTTTTGACTTTTCTGGAAAGCATTTTCCCTTGTTCTTCAATTTGGGTTGGAGTAGCCTACAATTCTGTTTATGAAGATATACCTCACTTTACAGTAAATATTAGGctctaaataatttaaattaatccTACagtgattcttcttcttctccttctcccatcctCCTACTCTCCctattccctcctccccctcttcttcttcctcttccccttcttcccttcttctccctccctccattcccccttcctgccccttcaCTTTAAACAAATTATCTTTTTGATTTGAGTTCTCTAACATCGGAGCATATCTATAAATTAAGATTTTTGAACaatgttctgtaaatgtcttTACCACATTTAGTTTATACTACCCTTTTTCTTGGAGAATTAGCTCATTTTGGGGGGgttaaacatattattttagattttcagaTTATCTAATAAACCACAAGTTCACAGactcataaaaatttaaaggagGAGACAGTTTCAGAGATCCACTCATTCAACCCTGTCATTATATGAGCAAAGGAGGGAGCTGGTGGCTTCAGATCCCCTGGTTGAGTCAGAGCTTCAATTACTCCATTTAAAACTGGAGGAAATCTTACTGCTTCTAAGGAGTTGTTCCAAAAGTTTGCAAGTCAAAAAGAGATATCTAAATGGATGTTTTcgagtttgtttaaaaaaaaaaaaagagagaaagaaataccgATATCAAATGGCAGATAGTTTTGCTCTGACCATTTTCTGAAGTGCCCCTAAGATACACTGCTACAACCAGGCTGTGGCAACCAGGTGGGACTGCTCAGAGCAAAGTAGCCTCTCCTCTCTGGGTTCTGCCCAGGTTTTAATTAGAAAAGGGAGGCTGGCGTTCAAAAGCACTTTTTGTTCCTTGGTCCTATTTCTATTAGTCCTCTGCCTTTCTTTAACATAcaggagaaagggggaaaaggacAGGGACCAGAACGTCTGGAGGGACagatggaaaaaaacaacaacaccaaaGCAGAGAAGGCTGGTGGTTATATTTGAGCTGAGCCAGCTTTCAGTACCATGCAATCCCtggcactttattttattttactgatttattttatttatttatttatttatttatttatttatttatttatttatttatttattttttgaggaggGGAAGGCCCaggcctgctgccccctccccgccctctggcactttttttttttttttttttcctctggcactTTAAAATAACAATCTTTCACTTGCTTCCTAAGCTCCTATTTGGGtagaataaattccaaatagCATTTCTAAGgagaaattgataaatatttgggaGACCAGAGGCCAAATTCTCCCccaaaattcaataaataaaaaattttaaatatcctcccaaacttttttttcttgcttttttttttttaaatatttatttatttatttatttatgatagacatagagagagaaaagcagagacacaggaggagggagaggcaggctccatgccaggagcctgacgtgggactcgatcctgggactctaggatcgcatcctgggccaaaggcaggcgctaaaccactgagccacccagggatcccccttccttGCTTATATATCACTTGGCTGAGCATTCTGCATACATGGTTGTAACAGGATTTCCCTAAATGAAAAGCATCCATTTTGTTCTGGCATAAATAGCAACATAAGCATAGTTTCATACCTTATTCCAGTATATTTAACAATGAGGTTCTTCTCATTTTGCACAGAATAGGACATGCAATGAAGACAATCAATGAAAACCAGAAGATCTACTATTGCAATTAACATCAAGAACAGGCAACAAAGGACAAAGGAGGTCAGGCTGCATATACATGGACAAAGCCAATTTCTCAGAAGCTACAACTTCTAAGCAACCAGAAGATTTGCCTTATGATGGGGATTTCTCCCAAACTAAGATATACAATGATTataattttacctcaaaaaatgACATCCTTGATGTCTCAAATCAAATTAGTTTAACAGTAGATGACCCTCAAGGAAAGGCTACATATAAAGGGACTTGCAGAAATGCAGACATAACCATGACTCTGGGTAAAATGACTAAAACTGTTATCAACAAAAACTATGATACAGAGAAGCAATCTACCACAAATCTTGACATTCTGACTAATGAAAGAGACCCTTCAAAGTCAAACATTTCTGATATTTTACTCCATCACCTTTCCAATGAGGAATTCTTAAAAGGTCAAGGCATTAATTGTGAAACTCTCCCAGAGATTGCTGATGCTGACAGTTCTGATGAAGCTagtattaaaaacattattttgtgcCATGTTAAGAATTCTTGGCCAAAAGAACAAACCCCAGAACTCACAGACCAACTGAGCCCCAAAAGGGATGGTGAACACAGCAATGTGCCCTGTTGTTCTCTAACTATGACAGAAGAAAACACCTCTGATATACAGGCTGCTGGAGAGAGCAGCCATCAagaaactttaaattttctaactAAAATCAGGAGTCCACATGATAAACCAAAAAGTTGCCAAGGGCAGCCACCCCAGAAACTGCAGACTGAAAAAGCAGTTTCAGGCAATGTGTTCAAACATGGCCATGGTCAGGTTCATTACCAGTTATCTGATTTCTCTAAAGTTGCACCCAAAGTGAAAACCCCTAAAAACAACATAATTAATAAACCCCTTACAACAGATAAACAAGCCAGCTTTTCTCCTAAATTGAGAGATAAGTCAGTTATTGTGCAAGTTATTTTAGAAAGCATGTCTAGGTCAAACTGTATTGAAAAACaagagcagaaaaggaaaagtgcTGAATCTTCACAACAGGTAGAGGTAAGTGAAAGCAATCTCTAGGAAATGCATACTTGGGGCCACTGCTCATCCATATCTGTGTGAGTCTTTGTGAGGCACATGGAAAGGACTTCTAGTCTTTGACCTGGTCAGAAGCTCAGAAGGTGTCTTCCTGAGAAGAATCAGGGGCTAGACAAAAAACAACACCATCAGAGAATAAACTCCAAATTCTTTGACCTAGAATTTGAGTTTCCCCATGTTTTTGGCTCCATCCTACCCTTATAAACTTAGTTCTCGTCCCCCAGGAGTCATCCTCAGTGACCTAGCTGGTCCCCAAGCTCTCTGGCCCTGTACCCTCTGAGTTCCTGCCCCACGTGGAACATCCCACCCCTGCTTATCAAAAACCTCCTTGTTTTCATGGCCTCCTTCAATTGCCAGTTGACTGCGTGACTTTCCTGACACTCATTCCCATCCCCAGTTAGTCCTTCATATCCTTGttgtttaggtttctttttttttttttagatttatttatttatttatgagagagagagagagagagagagaggcagagacacaagaggagggagaagcaggctccatgccgggagcctgacgtgggactcgatcccgggactccaggatcgtgccctgggccaaaggcaggcgccaaaccgttgagcaacccagggatcccctgttgtttAGGTTTCTGTCAGAACATTTATCTCAGCCTGCTTTGGATCATAGTAATTTGGGAATATCTGTTTCTTCCACTAGACTTGAGTACTCTGGAGGGCAGCAACCTTGTCTTCATCTTTCCATTGCCTAATTCCCCCAGGGGCCTGGCCTTCTGTCTTCCATACATTACacccttattattattaaatcaaatcaaattaagACCTTTAAGAACTTATTCCAAGCTTGCTATATTGGTAACTATTTAGTACCACATTTTTTTAACACTTACATTgggatttgattttattttttaaataatctcgaacctaacatggggctcaaactcacaaccccaagataaagaGCTTCATGCTCtaccgattgagccagccaggtgtccccgaAGACCAAATTTTGTTAAGGTTTAATTTATActatttctcctttcctcatcttcccatccccccatccaaCTTCCCAACACATTGGGGCTTGGGATCTCATTGATTATTTGAGGTTCAATTGCTAGCATTTTAGTTTTCTGGCACTTTGCCATCAAAGGATGATCTTTCCCTTAAGCTTTGTATGAAGGCACTTTGGACTGAACACTCTCTGCCTGTTTCCATTTCCACCCCTTCATGTTTCAACTCCCTTCTCTTTTGGTTGAATGCTCTGGGAAGCTTGAGCAGAACACTCAAACTCACccgctctccccccccccacacacacacacctgaagcTGGCAGCCCACCTGGCCTTGACTCATAATGTTTGTGTCTGACACTGGCAAGTCTCAGAGGTTCTCATTCTGCTTGCAGAAAAACACCCCTGGGTGTGCAAGTCCTCAGTGTAGGAGCAGAATGGATGTTAGGCACCCCTCCCTGGCAGTGGCAGTCCAAAGTCAGGTGTCTGATTTTTCTCTAGTCTTGTCAGTTTAGGTTGAGGAACTAGACTATCCATCATACAATTGAgatattcataataaccaaagtCTAGTTTGACCACCACTGTTGAGTTCTCGGGTACTAGCATGTTTCTGAGCTTTTATGTCTTGAGAATAGTGGGAAGACCCTCAAGGTGGGTCACTCTAGAATTTAAGCTCCTGTCCTGTTTGTCTGTGGTGAGTAAACAATCACTATCTTGACTCACATTTTGGAACTTAATGcgtatttttttatgttattttccaaCGAATGGTTACCGTGCATGATATTAGTGATAGCAGAAGCAACAGAGCTGGTGACAACAGTTTTAGGAAAAATGTCTCAGTATTTCCCATAATAGCATCAAACATGGTAGTAGTAACAGCTGGCATGTTAGGAATGCTTACCATGTACtggatattatttcatttcatcctcataacaACCTTAGGAGGTAGGTTCTATTTCTATCCTCATTGTTGAGGAATTTGAGGTTCACGGAGTAATTGCCTTGAGTCACCCAGCAGATAAGTGTCAGAGTAGAATTCAACCTTGGCACCAGGGACTCAGCTCTTGACACAATTCTGGGATGCCCCCATGATGACCACAACACTTTGGATTGCTTGGAATAATGGCGTCATTGACCAGTTTCATCAACAATAAATAATGTTTCTTATCCTTTGTACAGATGGAACCCACAATACATATTCACCAAGAATATCTCACAGGtactaacatttaaattttatttttttattttttttgtggggggggggcagaggagatggatggaggggcaaagggagaggtagagagagagaatcttaagcaggctccacgcccatcATGGAACCAGATGCCGGGCTTgctctcttgaccctgagatcatgacctgagccaaaatcaaaatcagatgcttaaccaactgagtcacccaggctcccctaggtactaacatttttaaacctttttgatttagatatacattttgaaaacttttttttaatagcaaatggTGGTGGTTGCTACAGACTTCTATTTTTAGTACTTAATAAGTCTGCGGTGAGGTTGAGACAAATGGAAGCCAAAACTTATTCTTTCTTATACAGGAATAGAATCTGAGGCCAGTCTCTTTAAGGTGTCATCAACCTCTCAGAAAGACCCTTCCCCAAGTTCTTCGTACATATTTCAAAAGATAACCCGAGGGAAACAGATGTGCCAGAAGTTAAAAGAACAGACTGATCAACTGAAgattaaagtaatatttttaaagctaattatGGCCAATAGAAGACCAAATTCAGACATAAGACATCATGCCATTAACGAATCATTGCATTTTTCCACTGCAGGTACAAGAATTTTCCAAAAGCATAGCACAGGACGCTCCCTATCATTTGCAAGACAAGAAACTGGTAAtaaattttattcagttttaaacATCTTTGTTAAGGAACTTGACATGagtaaatataaatgactttATAGCACCATGTTTTCTCTACATTGGTGGGGGTGGAAATGCTTTGCTGAAGATTAAGGGCAGTAACCTCAAGAGGCCTGGCTTTGTGTCTTACATATATTATGTCCTTAATTATTAATGCTGActtaaattaagatttaaaaacatatttcaaaaataaataaataaaaaataaaaacatatttcaagcTTGATATATTTGGTAACCAGTACAAAATGTTGTCAgtgtttaatttacattttttccctttccccatctTCCCATCTGCCCCCACCCAACTTCCCAACATGCTGAGGCTGAGTATCTCATTGGTTATTTGAGGCTCAAGAGCTTTGTGTTACTGGGGCTGAAAGAGCTTAAAACTCTATTTCTATAGTTATTTAGCCCTCTCTCATTCTTAGGTGAATCTGTTACTTATGGCTATTATTTCTTAGCAGTCACCCCACAATAAATCTGAGACCATAGTAGCCTTAAAAGAATAACATGTCAGTTATTATAAAGGGCAAACTCATCCAGAGTTGTTGGGTCTTGGGGGATACGTTTATAAAATGTGACAGTATCTGAAAACTCAGTATATAAACCTTTGAAAACTTAAACTGATCTTAAAGCTATGCTTTTCAGATCAAAATCTGTGACTTTCCCATCCTTACTTGTTGTTGCATTTCATCAAATCACTAATTTATATTGTAACCACACAGCCTTGTTCTTCAGTGCCAGGGTTGTGGGAAGTGGGGGGTGGAGCATGGCAATGGGGTAAAAAGCTGAGATTACTAGAGCCAGAAATGTGCAAGGTCAAATATGTCGCTCAGGCCATTAGGTCAGCAACAGGTGGTCAGAAGGCAGGTGGTCAGAAGTCCTGATGTgaagaaccaaaacaaaactcaggGTAGGCTATGCAGTAGAAACCAGACAGCATAGACAAAAACTAGGAAGACTCCAATGTTAAGAGACACAGTGcattattcattcactcattgaattaattaaataactcattcattcattcaacacacactTATCAGGTACTTCCTATGTCCCAGACTTTGTACTAGGTGTTAGGGATTTGGAGATGAAAGAGCAATTTCAAGTGGCTGACAGTCTCCTAGGAACAACAGATTGGTAAATAGACAAACAGCATGAAGCTCAAGAAATGTTACATACGATGCTAATAGCAGCCTCGGAGAAGCTCACCCTTGCCAATTAGAGGGCACTTTGGAAAGCTCCCTAGAAGTGATTGACCTCTGAGCTTGATAGTGTAGGATGAATATGTGTGAGACTGGCAAAGTAGGGGTAAGGGGGTGCTCCAAGAAAAGGAATCAGCAGGTACAGTGGCACAGGGGGCAGAAAGTGCTGATAGTTTAAGGAACTGTATGGCATTTTAATTGGCCAGATGGAGCTCAGGGTACATGTGgtgaagagaaaaggaggaaactaGAGGGAGAGTTAGGACTACATCATGCAAGACCTTTACACACATGATAAGGAGCTTAGATTTGGTCCTGAGATTGAGTGATGGGGCAACATTGGAGTATTGAAAGCCAAGGATTGGCGAGCCCCTGGGGACAAGGCTATAGCTAGGAAGTCATACTCCAGGTAACAAGTTATGAGGGCCTGAAACAAAATTGGCAATGAGTATAGAGAGGGGAACAAATCTAAGAGTTTAACAAAGTGGTGGCAAATTAAGACCGGTGAATAAACGAAGGGAGAGGCTTGGATGAGTTTCAGATTTCTAGCTTGGGCAACCAAGGTCAGGACTAAAAATGGAAGATCCAGTTCCTAATGGGTGTGGGAGGCAAGCAGGAGACAAGGTGTCAAGTTCATGCTGAGGTCCCTATAGGACATCCAACTGGAGAGATCCAGTAGGCAATTAAATCAGTGGATCTAGGCCTTAGAGGAGTTGTTCGGGCCAGAAAGGTGAATTTGGGTCTAGCTGTGGGTTGAAGCTATGAAGTCTATGAGATTGCCCAGGCAACATGCAAAGTAAGCAGTAaagaagtgaaaggaaagaaTCCGCAAACAGAGGCAGGTTAAAGAAGAGGGGTCCTCAACGGAGACCTACGAGGAGTGGCCTGAAAGGTCAAGGTGGACCTACAGGGGGCAGAGCTGTTAAAGCCAAAagaagggatgtctgggtggctcagaggctgagcatctgccttgggccccgggcctgatcccggggtcctcgaatcaagtcccacatcgggctccctgcatggagcctgcttctccctctgcctgtgtctctgccactctgtctctcatgaataaataaatacaatctgacaaaaaaaaaagaaagaaagaaagagaaagaaagaaagaagaaagaagaagaaagaaagaaagaaagaaagaaagaaagaaagaaagaaagaaagaaagaaaacaaagggaatgTCAAATCAAGGAGTGCATAGGATTCAGCAACCACGAGATCACCAGGGACCTTGGCAAACCTGGTTTCAATAAAATGGTAGGTCTGTAGAAGCCAGATTGCAGGAGTTGAGGAGTGAATGATAAAGGAGAGAGCAAAAAACCCTGGGCTTTCAGGAACGGGGGAACGCAGATTTTCAAAGGGCTGAACAAAGCAGAGGGAACTGGTTCCAGGCACCTGCCTTCTGCGGCTTTGATCCAGGAAGTTTCTCCTTGATGCTAGAGGACATGTGGGGATTCATGCTAGGACAGAGAGTCAAGGTGACTCCACACAGCGTCAGCCTTGGCCTGAGAGTTCCAGATCCATTTGGTTCAGTGCTGGAAGAAGGTCAGCAGAGCTAAAACTAACGTCAGCATGAGCAGCACCACAGGATGGAAAGCAGTTGGATGTTGGAGCAGATACGCTGGCTCTATGCATTGGTGGTTATGACCTAAAGCATGTGGTGTGTCTTCCCATCTCAGAGTTCCTCTGAGAATTATAGGAGGTAATTTATGGCTAGAAAACCATGCCTTCTCTTCTGAGAGAGAACACAATTTAAATCCCAAGATCTTAAGTTACAACTTGTGactggctttctctcttttctctttcccttgaaCACCTAATTCCTTCTCAAGGTTTTCACTGCCATTCCCATCTACCAATTCTTAAATTACTGGTCCTAACTTCTCATCCACAGCTCCAAATGCTTGTGGGTATCTCCACTTGGTTCTCCTGCTCTCACTGAAAATTCTACTGGTCTAATGTTGACAGCTTCATTCAGATCCATTAGCTTTTTCAAATTCCTCATTTTAAGTCGGGTTTCTCATTTTTTCTGCCTCCCGAGTTGGAAGCCTGAGCTTTGTCTGTGAGATTTACAGTGTCAGTCAGGGTCCTCACAAGACCCTGGTGGTTTACTCCAGTGGAGCAACCGAGGAGAGTTTACTAAGGCATCATTTTACAACAGTGCTGGTAAGAacagtggggcagaggggaggaggaagagcagattTTGGAGCCCAGGGAGAGTAGCTATAGCTACAGGAGTAGCTGATACAGACAGGAGGACATCAGGGACATAGAGACCCCTCCCTCATCCTtctgcatttctctcttctcctgttgCCTTCCATTGGCTGAAACCAATGCCGGGGCGAGGGAGCCTGTAGAGGTGGTCCACTGAAGGTCAGCCTCCCGGCTGGCTCGCAGAAAAGACAGAGGATGAATCTGGGGGTAGGGGACATGGAAAACATCGACCACACCTGCCATTTTTTATGTCCTTTGGCCAATATGtttccaaacttgtttttttttcatttttagaaatcagaattaaaatcagaaatctgaTTTTAGAAATCAGAAATCCTGGCACTCAGcatgaactcatttaattttcacagtatGAGGTGAAGGCTATTTTTATctcagatgacaaaactgaagttcagagttCAAGCTGACTAACATCACACAATTATTAGGTGAAAGAGTCTGAACTTGAACCCTGGAATGTCTGATCCCGTAACCCCATTGTGTTATATGCAATATCTTGCCAGTCATTTCTTGCTTTCCATGTTCATGAACACTGCCTGGTCCAGGCCCTCCTGAGCATTCTTCAAGCCTGACTTAGGTCTCACTTCTTCTACTGAACCGTGGCAAAATCCTCAAATCCAGTCTCTTATCCCAACTGGAATAAAATCTCTGAGACCAGGTATTGTTGTGCCTGAtataacttttctttctcatactTTGGCTGAGGGCCACACCCAGGCAGTGCTCAGATTGCTGAAGCTTCTACACATCAAGACCAGACCTTAACTTGCATGGTGTAAGTATTCATCTGCCCAAAGCTGTGTGTATGGATGTCTCAAAGACCCATTCGAAACTCTGGCTAAACTTCCTGATGTCCCTTCCCCGTCTCACACTCCACATGCCATAGACTTAAACTCGCGTCCTCTCACATCAGTCCCTTTTAAGGTCTACGTAGCTTCAGACATCACTCCTAGAGCTCCGATTTCCTCCTGTATGCAACTGagataataaaatctattttgcaACATTGACAACATTGATGTGTGGATTAACTAAGATAATGCACAG
This DNA window, taken from Canis lupus familiaris isolate Mischka breed German Shepherd chromosome 6, alternate assembly UU_Cfam_GSD_1.0, whole genome shotgun sequence, encodes the following:
- the AKNAD1 gene encoding protein AKNAD1 isoform X4, with protein sequence MDKANFSEATTSKQPEDLPYDGDFSQTKIYNDYNFTSKNDILDVSNQISLTVDDPQGKATYKGTCRNADITMTLGKMTKTVINKNYDTEKQSTTNLDILTNERDPSKSNISDILLHHLSNEEFLKGQGINCETLPEIADADSSDEASIKNIILCHVKNSWPKEQTPELTDQLSPKRDGEHSNVPCCSLTMTEENTSDIQAAGESSHQETLNFLTKIRSPHDKPKSCQGQPPQKLQTEKAVSGNVFKHGHGQVHYQLSDFSKVAPKVKTPKNNIINKPLTTDKQASFSPKLRDKSVIVQVILESMSRSNCIEKQEQKRKSAESSQQVEMEPTIHIHQEYLTGIESEASLFKVSSTSQKDPSPSSSYIFQKITRGKQMCQKLKEQTDQLKIKVQEFSKSIAQDAPYHLQDKKLVLEKLQGHLELLEQEFLDNKEKHLTLKQVHRHESPAVGDFDPEREVEGEIFKLEMLLEDVKEKINKGKCTSAVSLPVSSPIIPDDLASTTSPPSNEEGKHGEERAQKDQQQKVSHCHSRRGAACRFCCQAFSGSDTSPSCHSASRTGLQSNKCENYGTENHNSRRVCRKEPLKEFHYRYNSPGQNYLNPNERSAFVKLCFLNDNKNSSPSCSKPEWICSQTSNPKSSHDEHETIPGKKNLRVFMTYNSDLATPSLHFYSCRISGSKSLRNFGSTKETKSEILNSSLDHALRTATILKETTDRMIRIIAEDLAKAQRWRKQMKY
- the AKNAD1 gene encoding protein AKNAD1 isoform X2, whose translation is MDKANFSEATTSKQPEDLPYDGDFSQTKIYNDYNFTSKNDILDVSNQISLTVDDPQGKATYKGTCRNADITMTLGKMTKTVINKNYDTEKQSTTNLDILTNERDPSKSNISDILLHHLSNEEFLKGQGINCETLPEIADADSSDEASIKNIILCHVKNSWPKEQTPELTDQLSPKRDGEHSNVPCCSLTMTEENTSDIQAAGESSHQETLNFLTKIRSPHDKPKSCQGQPPQKLQTEKAVSGNVFKHGHGQVHYQLSDFSKVAPKVKTPKNNIINKPLTTDKQASFSPKLRDKSVIVQVILESMSRSNCIEKQEQKRKSAESSQQVEMEPTIHIHQEYLTGIESEASLFKVSSTSQKDPSPSSSYIFQKITRGKQMCQKLKEQTDQLKIKVQEFSKSIAQDAPYHLQDKKLVLEKLQGHLELLEQEFLDNKEKHLTLKQVHREVEGEIFKLEMLLEDVKEKINKGKCTSAVSLPVSSPIIPDDLASTTSPPSNEEQPERSAGRQDRAEPSSPGRAGGRRALERKENMEKKGHRRTNSRKCPTAIQEEVLRADSVVSSDTSPSCHSASRTGLQSNKCENYGTENHNSRRVCRKEPLKEFHYRYNSPGQNYLNPNERSAFVKLCFLNDNKNSSPSCSKPEWICSQTSNPKSSHDEHETIPGKKNLRVFMTYNSDLATPSLHFYSCRISGSKSLRNFGSTKETKSEILNSSLDHALRTATILKETTDRMIRIIAEDLAKAQRWRKQMKY
- the AKNAD1 gene encoding protein AKNAD1 isoform X1; translated protein: MDKANFSEATTSKQPEDLPYDGDFSQTKIYNDYNFTSKNDILDVSNQISLTVDDPQGKATYKGTCRNADITMTLGKMTKTVINKNYDTEKQSTTNLDILTNERDPSKSNISDILLHHLSNEEFLKGQGINCETLPEIADADSSDEASIKNIILCHVKNSWPKEQTPELTDQLSPKRDGEHSNVPCCSLTMTEENTSDIQAAGESSHQETLNFLTKIRSPHDKPKSCQGQPPQKLQTEKAVSGNVFKHGHGQVHYQLSDFSKVAPKVKTPKNNIINKPLTTDKQASFSPKLRDKSVIVQVILESMSRSNCIEKQEQKRKSAESSQQVEMEPTIHIHQEYLTGIESEASLFKVSSTSQKDPSPSSSYIFQKITRGKQMCQKLKEQTDQLKIKVQEFSKSIAQDAPYHLQDKKLVLEKLQGHLELLEQEFLDNKEKHLTLKQVHRHESPAVGDFDPEREVEGEIFKLEMLLEDVKEKINKGKCTSAVSLPVSSPIIPDDLASTTSPPSNEEQPERSAGRQDRAEPSSPGRAGGRRALERKENMEKKGHRRTNSRKCPTAIQEEVLRADSVVSSDTSPSCHSASRTGLQSNKCENYGTENHNSRRVCRKEPLKEFHYRYNSPGQNYLNPNERSAFVKLCFLNDNKNSSPSCSKPEWICSQTSNPKSSHDEHETIPGKKNLRVFMTYNSDLATPSLHFYSCRISGSKSLRNFGSTKETKSEILNSSLDHALRTATILKETTDRMIRIIAEDLAKAQRWRKQMKY